Proteins encoded together in one Accipiter gentilis chromosome 16, bAccGen1.1, whole genome shotgun sequence window:
- the LETMD1 gene encoding LETM1 domain-containing protein 1, with the protein MALSRVGCRWPLWRLGPGPGPGPAAGLSRARGLLEPRPARWATRSSVCYRSTKAGSRSILAALVSKAKHINGRYERFLERTFPRFYVLYATFTKGVQALFLEVKEIRKIKSKMSHQRLSVQQLPYREMERLRQFRRDVIKAIPIGVIAIPPFANFLVIVLMYFFPRQLLIRYFWTPNQQVEFLDAYDAIRRDSYLDVVESLALAARSLPEPQLQKRLQELCAEVQRGSQPRVAELYAVRSLFSGSPLGLNKLRVSHVKALSQVLFLTPHLPAFFLRHRLRSHVLEIRHLDRAMLRLGLGQLSEEELKAACYLRGLNSTHLGMSECRAWLEQWLGLSCKLQASEASLLANSMVLLSLNYVRAKE; encoded by the exons ATGGCGCTGTCCAGGGTCGGCTGCCGCTGGCCGCTCTGGCGTCtcggacccggacccggacccggtCCCGCCGCCGGCCTGAGCCGCGCCCGGGGGCTGCTGGAGCCGCGTCCCGCCCGGTGGGCGACGAG GTCCTCAGTGTGCTACCGTTCCACAAAAGCTGGCTCCAGGTCCATCCTCGCTGCCCTGGTGTCGAAAGCGAAGCACATCAACGGGAGGTACGAGAGGTTTTTGGAAAGGACCTTCCCCCGTTTCTACGTGCTGTATGCAACTTTCACAAAAG GAGTCCAAGCGCTCTTTCTGGAAgtcaaagaaataagaaaaatcaaatctAAAATGTCCCATCAGAGACTGAGCGTTCAGCAGCTTCCCTACCGGGAGATGGAGAGGCTGCGGCAG TTTCGCAGGGATGTGATCAAGGCCATTCCCATCGGAGTTATTGCTATCCCGCCCTTCGCCAACTTCTTGGTCATCGTCCTGAT GTATTTCTTCCCACGGCAGCTCCTGATCCGCTACTTCTGGACCCCCAACCAGCAGGTTGAATTCCTGGATGCCTATGACGCCATCCGGAGGGACTCCTATCTGGATGTGGTGGAGAGTTTAGCCCTGGCAGCACGTTCCCTGCCTGAGCCGCAGCTCCAAAAACGCCTGCAGGAGCTCTGCGCCGAG GTGCAGCGAGGTTCCCAGCCACGTGTGGCTGAACTCTATGCTGTGAGAAGTTTGTTTTCGGGATCTCCACTGGGTCTGAACAAGCTCCGGGTGTCTCATGTG AAAGCCCTGAGCCAAGTCCTGTTTCTGACCCCTCACTTGCCGGCCTTTTTCCTGAGGCATCGCCTGCGGAGCCATGTCTTGGAAATCCGGCACCTGGACCGTGCCATGCTGCGCCTgggtttgggccagctgtccgaGGAGGAGCTGAAAGCG GCTTGTTACCTCCGTGGCCTGAACTCCACTCACCTTGGCATGTCCGAGTGCAGAGCATGGCTGGAGCAGTGGCTGGGGCTCTCCTGCAAGCTGCAAG cttctgaagCTTCGCTCCTGGCGAACAGCATGGTCCTGCTGTCCCTCAACTATGTCAGGGCCAAGGAGTGA
- the CSRNP2 gene encoding cysteine/serine-rich nuclear protein 2 isoform X2, producing MGSPRRTCRRTVAFWGSEALSEVCGEPAGSSGGWLRKAGGKAPSPCRPPALHANRGQMDAIASAGLKRKFEDADVGSPGSNSDISEISNSDSADSCDSVNPSSSTGFIPTSILKRQKQLRRKNVRFDQVTVYYFARRQGFTSVPSQGGSSLGMAQRHNSVRHYTLCEFAQEQEVNHREILREHLKEEKLHAKKMKLTKNGTVESEEADGLTLEDVSDDDIDVENVEVDDYFFLQPLPTKRRRALLRASGVHRIDAEEKQELRAIRLSREECGCDCRLYCDPEACACSQAGIKCQVDRMSFPCGCSRDGCGNMAGRIEFNPIRVRTHYLHTIMKLELENKRQGGRPPAPEEEAAAAAAAHGSASDWLGPQPAETQDFQEFMAENETAVMHLQTAEELERLKAEEDSSNGSSMESLGVCILEEPLAVPEGLCPGLAAPILIQAQLPPGSSVLCFADGSEQAASAVGDQPYLNDGPVVYYQVEQRPVLGVKGESSPAEPPAPSSCLSEKNLSVLPVPVVTCSRAAAAASKGEASRNPPSSPEAAPSSEGCRAAAAACCPRSPSPVPPEQALERAHEPPSTEERSLGPVLPV from the exons ATGGGCTCGCCTCGGAGAACTTGTAGGAGAACAGTAGCATTTTGGGGATCAGAGGCTTTATCTGAG GTATGCGGTGAGCCCGCCGGCAGCTCCGGGGGCTGGCTCCGGAAAGCTGGTGGCAAAGCACCCTCCCCTTGCCGCCCACCGGCTCTCCATGCGAACCGCGGCCAAATGGATGCGATCGCGAGCGCCGGCCTCAAGAGGAAGTTTGAGGATGCGGACGTGGGCTCGCCGGGCTCCAACTCGGACATCTCGGAGATCTCCAACAGCGACAGTGCCGATAGCTGCGACAGCGTCAACCCCTCCAGCTCCACCGGCTTCATAC CCACGTCCATCCTGAAGCGGCAGAAGCAGCTTCGCAGGAAGAATGTCCGCTTCGACCAAGTGACCGTCTACTACTTCGCCCGACGCCAGGGCTTCACCAGCGTCCCCAGCCAGGGCGGCAGCTCCCTGGGCATGGCCCAACGCCACAACTCCGTCCGCCACTACACGCTCTGCGAGTTCGCCCAGGAGCAGGAGGTGAATCACCGGGAGATCCTACGGGAGCACCTCAAGGAAGAAAAACTCCACGCCAAGAAAATGAAG CTCACCAAGAACGGCACGGTGGAGTCGGAGGAGGCGGACGGCCTGACGCTGGAGGACGTCTCGGATGACGACATCGATGTGGAGAACGTGGAGGTGGACGACTACTTCTTCCTGCAGCCGTTGCCCACCAAACGCCGCCGAGCTCTGCTGCGAGCCTCCGGTGTTCACCGCATCGATGCTGAGGAGAAGCAGGAGCTGCGGGCCATCCGCCTGTCCCGGGAGGAGTGCGGCTGCGACTGCCGCCTCTACTGCGACCCGGAGGCTTGtgcctgcagccaggcagggatTAAATGCCAG GTGGATCGCATGTCCTTCCCCTGCGGCTGCTCCCGGGATGGTTGCGGTAACATGGCTGGTCGGATCGAATTCAATCCCATCCGGGTGCGGACTCACTACCTCCACACCATCATGAAGCTGGAGCTGGAGAACAAGCGTCAGGGTGGGCGGCCACCGGCGCCAGAGGAGGAggcggccgctgccgccgccgctcacGGCTCCGCTAGCGACTGGCTGGGGCCGCAGCCGGCCGAAACGCAGGACTTCCAGGAGTTCATGGCGGAGAACGAGACGGCCGTCATGCACCTGCAAACGGCGGAGGAGTTGGAGAGGCTGAAGGCTGAGGAAGACTCCAGCAATGGTTCCAGCATGGAGAGCTTGGGCGTTTGCATCCTGGAGGAGCCCCTGGCCGTGCCAGAGGGTTTGTGCCCAGGTCTTGCCGCCCCCATCCTCATCCAAGCCCAGTTACCTCCGGGCTCGTCCGTCCTCTGCTTTGCCGACGGCTCGGAGCAGGCAGCCTCGGCGGTGGGCGACCAGCCCTACTTGAACGATGGACCTGTGGTCTACTACCAGGTGGAGCAGAGGCCGGTGCTGGGTGTCAAGGGTGAGAGCAGCCCGGCGGAGCCGCCGGCACCATCCTCCTGCCTGAGCGAGAAGAACCTCAGCGTCCTCCCCGTCCCCGTGGTGACTTGCAGCCGAGCCGCAGCTGCTGCGAGCAAGGGGGAAGCATCCCGAAATCCTCCCTCTTCTCCGGAGGCTGCTCCATCCTCTGAGGGCTGCCGAGCAgcggctgctgcctgctgcccgcGTTCCCCGTCCCCCGTGCCACCGGAGCAAGCCCTGGAGCGGGCGCACGAGCCGCCCTCCACCGAGGAGCGCTCGCTGGGGCCTGTCCTGCCCGTGTGA
- the CSRNP2 gene encoding cysteine/serine-rich nuclear protein 2 isoform X1, whose translation MGQERHAPCQALSRWKCLRIRLFLLAPGLILQRLSSVCGEPAGSSGGWLRKAGGKAPSPCRPPALHANRGQMDAIASAGLKRKFEDADVGSPGSNSDISEISNSDSADSCDSVNPSSSTGFIPTSILKRQKQLRRKNVRFDQVTVYYFARRQGFTSVPSQGGSSLGMAQRHNSVRHYTLCEFAQEQEVNHREILREHLKEEKLHAKKMKLTKNGTVESEEADGLTLEDVSDDDIDVENVEVDDYFFLQPLPTKRRRALLRASGVHRIDAEEKQELRAIRLSREECGCDCRLYCDPEACACSQAGIKCQVDRMSFPCGCSRDGCGNMAGRIEFNPIRVRTHYLHTIMKLELENKRQGGRPPAPEEEAAAAAAAHGSASDWLGPQPAETQDFQEFMAENETAVMHLQTAEELERLKAEEDSSNGSSMESLGVCILEEPLAVPEGLCPGLAAPILIQAQLPPGSSVLCFADGSEQAASAVGDQPYLNDGPVVYYQVEQRPVLGVKGESSPAEPPAPSSCLSEKNLSVLPVPVVTCSRAAAAASKGEASRNPPSSPEAAPSSEGCRAAAAACCPRSPSPVPPEQALERAHEPPSTEERSLGPVLPV comes from the exons ATGGGCCAGGAGCGGCATGCACCGTGCCAGGCGTTGAGCCGGTGGAAGTGCCTCCGGATCCGACTGTTTTTGCTGGCTCCTGGTTTAATTCTGCAGCGATTATCAAGT GTATGCGGTGAGCCCGCCGGCAGCTCCGGGGGCTGGCTCCGGAAAGCTGGTGGCAAAGCACCCTCCCCTTGCCGCCCACCGGCTCTCCATGCGAACCGCGGCCAAATGGATGCGATCGCGAGCGCCGGCCTCAAGAGGAAGTTTGAGGATGCGGACGTGGGCTCGCCGGGCTCCAACTCGGACATCTCGGAGATCTCCAACAGCGACAGTGCCGATAGCTGCGACAGCGTCAACCCCTCCAGCTCCACCGGCTTCATAC CCACGTCCATCCTGAAGCGGCAGAAGCAGCTTCGCAGGAAGAATGTCCGCTTCGACCAAGTGACCGTCTACTACTTCGCCCGACGCCAGGGCTTCACCAGCGTCCCCAGCCAGGGCGGCAGCTCCCTGGGCATGGCCCAACGCCACAACTCCGTCCGCCACTACACGCTCTGCGAGTTCGCCCAGGAGCAGGAGGTGAATCACCGGGAGATCCTACGGGAGCACCTCAAGGAAGAAAAACTCCACGCCAAGAAAATGAAG CTCACCAAGAACGGCACGGTGGAGTCGGAGGAGGCGGACGGCCTGACGCTGGAGGACGTCTCGGATGACGACATCGATGTGGAGAACGTGGAGGTGGACGACTACTTCTTCCTGCAGCCGTTGCCCACCAAACGCCGCCGAGCTCTGCTGCGAGCCTCCGGTGTTCACCGCATCGATGCTGAGGAGAAGCAGGAGCTGCGGGCCATCCGCCTGTCCCGGGAGGAGTGCGGCTGCGACTGCCGCCTCTACTGCGACCCGGAGGCTTGtgcctgcagccaggcagggatTAAATGCCAG GTGGATCGCATGTCCTTCCCCTGCGGCTGCTCCCGGGATGGTTGCGGTAACATGGCTGGTCGGATCGAATTCAATCCCATCCGGGTGCGGACTCACTACCTCCACACCATCATGAAGCTGGAGCTGGAGAACAAGCGTCAGGGTGGGCGGCCACCGGCGCCAGAGGAGGAggcggccgctgccgccgccgctcacGGCTCCGCTAGCGACTGGCTGGGGCCGCAGCCGGCCGAAACGCAGGACTTCCAGGAGTTCATGGCGGAGAACGAGACGGCCGTCATGCACCTGCAAACGGCGGAGGAGTTGGAGAGGCTGAAGGCTGAGGAAGACTCCAGCAATGGTTCCAGCATGGAGAGCTTGGGCGTTTGCATCCTGGAGGAGCCCCTGGCCGTGCCAGAGGGTTTGTGCCCAGGTCTTGCCGCCCCCATCCTCATCCAAGCCCAGTTACCTCCGGGCTCGTCCGTCCTCTGCTTTGCCGACGGCTCGGAGCAGGCAGCCTCGGCGGTGGGCGACCAGCCCTACTTGAACGATGGACCTGTGGTCTACTACCAGGTGGAGCAGAGGCCGGTGCTGGGTGTCAAGGGTGAGAGCAGCCCGGCGGAGCCGCCGGCACCATCCTCCTGCCTGAGCGAGAAGAACCTCAGCGTCCTCCCCGTCCCCGTGGTGACTTGCAGCCGAGCCGCAGCTGCTGCGAGCAAGGGGGAAGCATCCCGAAATCCTCCCTCTTCTCCGGAGGCTGCTCCATCCTCTGAGGGCTGCCGAGCAgcggctgctgcctgctgcccgcGTTCCCCGTCCCCCGTGCCACCGGAGCAAGCCCTGGAGCGGGCGCACGAGCCGCCCTCCACCGAGGAGCGCTCGCTGGGGCCTGTCCTGCCCGTGTGA
- the CSRNP2 gene encoding cysteine/serine-rich nuclear protein 2 isoform X4, whose amino-acid sequence MEVCGEPAGSSGGWLRKAGGKAPSPCRPPALHANRGQMDAIASAGLKRKFEDADVGSPGSNSDISEISNSDSADSCDSVNPSSSTGFIPTSILKRQKQLRRKNVRFDQVTVYYFARRQGFTSVPSQGGSSLGMAQRHNSVRHYTLCEFAQEQEVNHREILREHLKEEKLHAKKMKLTKNGTVESEEADGLTLEDVSDDDIDVENVEVDDYFFLQPLPTKRRRALLRASGVHRIDAEEKQELRAIRLSREECGCDCRLYCDPEACACSQAGIKCQVDRMSFPCGCSRDGCGNMAGRIEFNPIRVRTHYLHTIMKLELENKRQGGRPPAPEEEAAAAAAAHGSASDWLGPQPAETQDFQEFMAENETAVMHLQTAEELERLKAEEDSSNGSSMESLGVCILEEPLAVPEGLCPGLAAPILIQAQLPPGSSVLCFADGSEQAASAVGDQPYLNDGPVVYYQVEQRPVLGVKGESSPAEPPAPSSCLSEKNLSVLPVPVVTCSRAAAAASKGEASRNPPSSPEAAPSSEGCRAAAAACCPRSPSPVPPEQALERAHEPPSTEERSLGPVLPV is encoded by the exons ATGGAG GTATGCGGTGAGCCCGCCGGCAGCTCCGGGGGCTGGCTCCGGAAAGCTGGTGGCAAAGCACCCTCCCCTTGCCGCCCACCGGCTCTCCATGCGAACCGCGGCCAAATGGATGCGATCGCGAGCGCCGGCCTCAAGAGGAAGTTTGAGGATGCGGACGTGGGCTCGCCGGGCTCCAACTCGGACATCTCGGAGATCTCCAACAGCGACAGTGCCGATAGCTGCGACAGCGTCAACCCCTCCAGCTCCACCGGCTTCATAC CCACGTCCATCCTGAAGCGGCAGAAGCAGCTTCGCAGGAAGAATGTCCGCTTCGACCAAGTGACCGTCTACTACTTCGCCCGACGCCAGGGCTTCACCAGCGTCCCCAGCCAGGGCGGCAGCTCCCTGGGCATGGCCCAACGCCACAACTCCGTCCGCCACTACACGCTCTGCGAGTTCGCCCAGGAGCAGGAGGTGAATCACCGGGAGATCCTACGGGAGCACCTCAAGGAAGAAAAACTCCACGCCAAGAAAATGAAG CTCACCAAGAACGGCACGGTGGAGTCGGAGGAGGCGGACGGCCTGACGCTGGAGGACGTCTCGGATGACGACATCGATGTGGAGAACGTGGAGGTGGACGACTACTTCTTCCTGCAGCCGTTGCCCACCAAACGCCGCCGAGCTCTGCTGCGAGCCTCCGGTGTTCACCGCATCGATGCTGAGGAGAAGCAGGAGCTGCGGGCCATCCGCCTGTCCCGGGAGGAGTGCGGCTGCGACTGCCGCCTCTACTGCGACCCGGAGGCTTGtgcctgcagccaggcagggatTAAATGCCAG GTGGATCGCATGTCCTTCCCCTGCGGCTGCTCCCGGGATGGTTGCGGTAACATGGCTGGTCGGATCGAATTCAATCCCATCCGGGTGCGGACTCACTACCTCCACACCATCATGAAGCTGGAGCTGGAGAACAAGCGTCAGGGTGGGCGGCCACCGGCGCCAGAGGAGGAggcggccgctgccgccgccgctcacGGCTCCGCTAGCGACTGGCTGGGGCCGCAGCCGGCCGAAACGCAGGACTTCCAGGAGTTCATGGCGGAGAACGAGACGGCCGTCATGCACCTGCAAACGGCGGAGGAGTTGGAGAGGCTGAAGGCTGAGGAAGACTCCAGCAATGGTTCCAGCATGGAGAGCTTGGGCGTTTGCATCCTGGAGGAGCCCCTGGCCGTGCCAGAGGGTTTGTGCCCAGGTCTTGCCGCCCCCATCCTCATCCAAGCCCAGTTACCTCCGGGCTCGTCCGTCCTCTGCTTTGCCGACGGCTCGGAGCAGGCAGCCTCGGCGGTGGGCGACCAGCCCTACTTGAACGATGGACCTGTGGTCTACTACCAGGTGGAGCAGAGGCCGGTGCTGGGTGTCAAGGGTGAGAGCAGCCCGGCGGAGCCGCCGGCACCATCCTCCTGCCTGAGCGAGAAGAACCTCAGCGTCCTCCCCGTCCCCGTGGTGACTTGCAGCCGAGCCGCAGCTGCTGCGAGCAAGGGGGAAGCATCCCGAAATCCTCCCTCTTCTCCGGAGGCTGCTCCATCCTCTGAGGGCTGCCGAGCAgcggctgctgcctgctgcccgcGTTCCCCGTCCCCCGTGCCACCGGAGCAAGCCCTGGAGCGGGCGCACGAGCCGCCCTCCACCGAGGAGCGCTCGCTGGGGCCTGTCCTGCCCGTGTGA
- the CSRNP2 gene encoding cysteine/serine-rich nuclear protein 2 isoform X5: protein MDAIASAGLKRKFEDADVGSPGSNSDISEISNSDSADSCDSVNPSSSTGFIPTSILKRQKQLRRKNVRFDQVTVYYFARRQGFTSVPSQGGSSLGMAQRHNSVRHYTLCEFAQEQEVNHREILREHLKEEKLHAKKMKLTKNGTVESEEADGLTLEDVSDDDIDVENVEVDDYFFLQPLPTKRRRALLRASGVHRIDAEEKQELRAIRLSREECGCDCRLYCDPEACACSQAGIKCQVDRMSFPCGCSRDGCGNMAGRIEFNPIRVRTHYLHTIMKLELENKRQGGRPPAPEEEAAAAAAAHGSASDWLGPQPAETQDFQEFMAENETAVMHLQTAEELERLKAEEDSSNGSSMESLGVCILEEPLAVPEGLCPGLAAPILIQAQLPPGSSVLCFADGSEQAASAVGDQPYLNDGPVVYYQVEQRPVLGVKGESSPAEPPAPSSCLSEKNLSVLPVPVVTCSRAAAAASKGEASRNPPSSPEAAPSSEGCRAAAAACCPRSPSPVPPEQALERAHEPPSTEERSLGPVLPV from the exons ATGGATGCGATCGCGAGCGCCGGCCTCAAGAGGAAGTTTGAGGATGCGGACGTGGGCTCGCCGGGCTCCAACTCGGACATCTCGGAGATCTCCAACAGCGACAGTGCCGATAGCTGCGACAGCGTCAACCCCTCCAGCTCCACCGGCTTCATAC CCACGTCCATCCTGAAGCGGCAGAAGCAGCTTCGCAGGAAGAATGTCCGCTTCGACCAAGTGACCGTCTACTACTTCGCCCGACGCCAGGGCTTCACCAGCGTCCCCAGCCAGGGCGGCAGCTCCCTGGGCATGGCCCAACGCCACAACTCCGTCCGCCACTACACGCTCTGCGAGTTCGCCCAGGAGCAGGAGGTGAATCACCGGGAGATCCTACGGGAGCACCTCAAGGAAGAAAAACTCCACGCCAAGAAAATGAAG CTCACCAAGAACGGCACGGTGGAGTCGGAGGAGGCGGACGGCCTGACGCTGGAGGACGTCTCGGATGACGACATCGATGTGGAGAACGTGGAGGTGGACGACTACTTCTTCCTGCAGCCGTTGCCCACCAAACGCCGCCGAGCTCTGCTGCGAGCCTCCGGTGTTCACCGCATCGATGCTGAGGAGAAGCAGGAGCTGCGGGCCATCCGCCTGTCCCGGGAGGAGTGCGGCTGCGACTGCCGCCTCTACTGCGACCCGGAGGCTTGtgcctgcagccaggcagggatTAAATGCCAG GTGGATCGCATGTCCTTCCCCTGCGGCTGCTCCCGGGATGGTTGCGGTAACATGGCTGGTCGGATCGAATTCAATCCCATCCGGGTGCGGACTCACTACCTCCACACCATCATGAAGCTGGAGCTGGAGAACAAGCGTCAGGGTGGGCGGCCACCGGCGCCAGAGGAGGAggcggccgctgccgccgccgctcacGGCTCCGCTAGCGACTGGCTGGGGCCGCAGCCGGCCGAAACGCAGGACTTCCAGGAGTTCATGGCGGAGAACGAGACGGCCGTCATGCACCTGCAAACGGCGGAGGAGTTGGAGAGGCTGAAGGCTGAGGAAGACTCCAGCAATGGTTCCAGCATGGAGAGCTTGGGCGTTTGCATCCTGGAGGAGCCCCTGGCCGTGCCAGAGGGTTTGTGCCCAGGTCTTGCCGCCCCCATCCTCATCCAAGCCCAGTTACCTCCGGGCTCGTCCGTCCTCTGCTTTGCCGACGGCTCGGAGCAGGCAGCCTCGGCGGTGGGCGACCAGCCCTACTTGAACGATGGACCTGTGGTCTACTACCAGGTGGAGCAGAGGCCGGTGCTGGGTGTCAAGGGTGAGAGCAGCCCGGCGGAGCCGCCGGCACCATCCTCCTGCCTGAGCGAGAAGAACCTCAGCGTCCTCCCCGTCCCCGTGGTGACTTGCAGCCGAGCCGCAGCTGCTGCGAGCAAGGGGGAAGCATCCCGAAATCCTCCCTCTTCTCCGGAGGCTGCTCCATCCTCTGAGGGCTGCCGAGCAgcggctgctgcctgctgcccgcGTTCCCCGTCCCCCGTGCCACCGGAGCAAGCCCTGGAGCGGGCGCACGAGCCGCCCTCCACCGAGGAGCGCTCGCTGGGGCCTGTCCTGCCCGTGTGA
- the CSRNP2 gene encoding cysteine/serine-rich nuclear protein 2 isoform X3: MEEQPSSASNVDQGSSKVCGEPAGSSGGWLRKAGGKAPSPCRPPALHANRGQMDAIASAGLKRKFEDADVGSPGSNSDISEISNSDSADSCDSVNPSSSTGFIPTSILKRQKQLRRKNVRFDQVTVYYFARRQGFTSVPSQGGSSLGMAQRHNSVRHYTLCEFAQEQEVNHREILREHLKEEKLHAKKMKLTKNGTVESEEADGLTLEDVSDDDIDVENVEVDDYFFLQPLPTKRRRALLRASGVHRIDAEEKQELRAIRLSREECGCDCRLYCDPEACACSQAGIKCQVDRMSFPCGCSRDGCGNMAGRIEFNPIRVRTHYLHTIMKLELENKRQGGRPPAPEEEAAAAAAAHGSASDWLGPQPAETQDFQEFMAENETAVMHLQTAEELERLKAEEDSSNGSSMESLGVCILEEPLAVPEGLCPGLAAPILIQAQLPPGSSVLCFADGSEQAASAVGDQPYLNDGPVVYYQVEQRPVLGVKGESSPAEPPAPSSCLSEKNLSVLPVPVVTCSRAAAAASKGEASRNPPSSPEAAPSSEGCRAAAAACCPRSPSPVPPEQALERAHEPPSTEERSLGPVLPV, from the exons ATGGAGGAGCAGCCCAGCAGCGCATCTAACGTGGATCAAGGATCATCAAAG GTATGCGGTGAGCCCGCCGGCAGCTCCGGGGGCTGGCTCCGGAAAGCTGGTGGCAAAGCACCCTCCCCTTGCCGCCCACCGGCTCTCCATGCGAACCGCGGCCAAATGGATGCGATCGCGAGCGCCGGCCTCAAGAGGAAGTTTGAGGATGCGGACGTGGGCTCGCCGGGCTCCAACTCGGACATCTCGGAGATCTCCAACAGCGACAGTGCCGATAGCTGCGACAGCGTCAACCCCTCCAGCTCCACCGGCTTCATAC CCACGTCCATCCTGAAGCGGCAGAAGCAGCTTCGCAGGAAGAATGTCCGCTTCGACCAAGTGACCGTCTACTACTTCGCCCGACGCCAGGGCTTCACCAGCGTCCCCAGCCAGGGCGGCAGCTCCCTGGGCATGGCCCAACGCCACAACTCCGTCCGCCACTACACGCTCTGCGAGTTCGCCCAGGAGCAGGAGGTGAATCACCGGGAGATCCTACGGGAGCACCTCAAGGAAGAAAAACTCCACGCCAAGAAAATGAAG CTCACCAAGAACGGCACGGTGGAGTCGGAGGAGGCGGACGGCCTGACGCTGGAGGACGTCTCGGATGACGACATCGATGTGGAGAACGTGGAGGTGGACGACTACTTCTTCCTGCAGCCGTTGCCCACCAAACGCCGCCGAGCTCTGCTGCGAGCCTCCGGTGTTCACCGCATCGATGCTGAGGAGAAGCAGGAGCTGCGGGCCATCCGCCTGTCCCGGGAGGAGTGCGGCTGCGACTGCCGCCTCTACTGCGACCCGGAGGCTTGtgcctgcagccaggcagggatTAAATGCCAG GTGGATCGCATGTCCTTCCCCTGCGGCTGCTCCCGGGATGGTTGCGGTAACATGGCTGGTCGGATCGAATTCAATCCCATCCGGGTGCGGACTCACTACCTCCACACCATCATGAAGCTGGAGCTGGAGAACAAGCGTCAGGGTGGGCGGCCACCGGCGCCAGAGGAGGAggcggccgctgccgccgccgctcacGGCTCCGCTAGCGACTGGCTGGGGCCGCAGCCGGCCGAAACGCAGGACTTCCAGGAGTTCATGGCGGAGAACGAGACGGCCGTCATGCACCTGCAAACGGCGGAGGAGTTGGAGAGGCTGAAGGCTGAGGAAGACTCCAGCAATGGTTCCAGCATGGAGAGCTTGGGCGTTTGCATCCTGGAGGAGCCCCTGGCCGTGCCAGAGGGTTTGTGCCCAGGTCTTGCCGCCCCCATCCTCATCCAAGCCCAGTTACCTCCGGGCTCGTCCGTCCTCTGCTTTGCCGACGGCTCGGAGCAGGCAGCCTCGGCGGTGGGCGACCAGCCCTACTTGAACGATGGACCTGTGGTCTACTACCAGGTGGAGCAGAGGCCGGTGCTGGGTGTCAAGGGTGAGAGCAGCCCGGCGGAGCCGCCGGCACCATCCTCCTGCCTGAGCGAGAAGAACCTCAGCGTCCTCCCCGTCCCCGTGGTGACTTGCAGCCGAGCCGCAGCTGCTGCGAGCAAGGGGGAAGCATCCCGAAATCCTCCCTCTTCTCCGGAGGCTGCTCCATCCTCTGAGGGCTGCCGAGCAgcggctgctgcctgctgcccgcGTTCCCCGTCCCCCGTGCCACCGGAGCAAGCCCTGGAGCGGGCGCACGAGCCGCCCTCCACCGAGGAGCGCTCGCTGGGGCCTGTCCTGCCCGTGTGA